One genomic region from Cetobacterium sp. ZOR0034 encodes:
- a CDS encoding Fe-S-containing hydro-lyase produces the protein MIKLTTPLRDEDIKKLKSGDAVSITGTIYTARDAAHARLVKLLEEGKELPFDVKGQIIYYAGPTPAKPGQPIGSCGPTTSYRMDSYSPEILDQGLKGMIGKGARDQKVRDSIVKNSAIYFAAVGGAAALIAKSVKSSEIIAYEDLGAEAIRKLEVVDFPAIVINDTEGNDLYEIARNSSK, from the coding sequence ATGATTAAACTAACTACTCCACTAAGAGATGAAGATATTAAAAAATTAAAATCTGGTGATGCCGTTTCTATTACAGGAACTATATATACTGCTAGAGATGCTGCACATGCTAGACTAGTTAAACTTCTAGAAGAAGGTAAAGAGTTACCTTTCGATGTGAAAGGTCAAATAATATATTATGCTGGTCCTACTCCAGCAAAACCTGGTCAACCAATTGGAAGCTGTGGACCTACTACTAGTTATAGAATGGATTCTTACTCTCCTGAAATTTTAGACCAAGGTCTTAAAGGAATGATTGGAAAAGGTGCTAGAGACCAAAAAGTTAGAGATTCCATTGTTAAAAATAGTGCTATCTATTTTGCTGCAGTTGGTGGTGCTGCTGCTCTTATAGCTAAATCTGTTAAAAGCAGTGAAATTATCGCTTATGAAGATTTAGGTGCCGAAGCTATTAGAAAACTTGAGGTTGTTGATTTCCCCGCTATTGTTATAAACGATACGGAAGGAAATGATTTATACGAAATTGCTAGAAATAGCTCAAAATAA
- a CDS encoding fumarate hydratase produces the protein MKVLDLDLVTNEVARLCIEANYFIGNDVLNKIKECQTTETSELGKVILSQIIENDEIAAKDNVPMCQDTGLVVVFLEIGTEVKINGDIYSAVNAGVAKGYKDGYLRKSVIKHPLDRINTQDNTPAVIHTKLIPGSDKVKIVVAPKGGGSENMSTLKMFKPADGVEGIKKFVVDSIKNAGGNPCPPIIVGVGIGGNFERCAELAKEALLREIDDINPDPIAGALEAELLELINNTNVGPQGLGGKTTALAVKVETQACHFASLPVAVNLNCHAARHKEVTL, from the coding sequence ATGAAGGTACTAGATTTAGATTTAGTTACTAATGAGGTGGCTAGACTTTGTATTGAAGCCAACTACTTCATTGGAAATGACGTTCTAAACAAGATTAAAGAATGTCAAACTACAGAAACAAGTGAATTAGGTAAGGTGATTTTAAGCCAAATCATCGAGAATGATGAGATTGCTGCTAAAGATAATGTTCCTATGTGTCAGGATACTGGTCTCGTTGTTGTATTTTTAGAAATTGGAACAGAAGTAAAAATTAATGGGGATATCTACTCTGCTGTAAACGCTGGAGTTGCTAAAGGATATAAAGATGGATATTTAAGAAAATCTGTTATAAAACATCCTCTTGACAGAATAAATACTCAGGATAATACTCCTGCAGTTATTCACACTAAGCTTATCCCTGGTTCAGATAAAGTTAAAATAGTAGTTGCCCCTAAAGGTGGAGGCTCTGAAAATATGAGTACCTTAAAAATGTTCAAGCCAGCTGATGGAGTTGAAGGTATTAAAAAATTCGTAGTAGATAGTATCAAAAATGCTGGTGGAAATCCTTGTCCCCCTATCATTGTTGGTGTTGGAATCGGTGGAAACTTTGAAAGATGTGCTGAACTAGCTAAAGAAGCACTTTTAAGAGAGATTGACGATATTAATCCTGATCCAATTGCTGGCGCTTTAGAAGCAGAACTTTTAGAATTAATTAACAATACAAATGTTGGCCCTCAAGGTCTTGGTGGAAAAACTACAGCATTAGCTGTCAAAGTTGAAACTCAAGCTTGCCACTTCGCTTCTTTACCTGTTGCTGTTAATTTGAACTGTCATGCCGCTAGACACAAGGAGGTTACATTATGA